From the Rhizobium sp. ARZ01 genome, the window TGTCGGCCGGTGCCTCCGCTTGAAGCGCAGCTGACAGTGTAAAAGACGGACGCCTGTCATGCGCCTGTCATCCGCATCGCGCAGAACCCCCGTGTTTCGAGTGTCCGACACATGGGGATATTTCATGACCAAGCGATCACTGCGCACGGCGTTTGCCGCCGTTCTCCTCGCATCCGCGGCCTTTCCGGCAGCAGCCGAACCGGTCTTCAACCGCATTGCATCTTTTGCCGTTGCCGACAATCTGCCCAATGGCGTCGATCCCAAGACGCCGACCTCCTCGGAGATCATCACAGCGACGGCAGACGGCAACACGCTCGTCTATTCCGATAGCCCGCTGAAGGCGATCGGCTTCATCAACATCACCGACGCCAAGGCGCCCAAGGCCGGTGGGACCGTCTCGTTCGAAGGCGAGCCCACCTCGGTTGCGGTCGTCGGCGGCAAGGCGCTGGTCGCGGTCAATACCCGTGAGAGCTTCGTCAAGCCCTCGGGCCTGCTGGCGACGGTCGACATCGCGACGAAGAAGGTCGACGCGACCTGTGATCTCGGTGGCCAGCCGGATTCGATTGCGATCAACAAGGACGGGACGCTTGCCGCAATCGCGATCGAGAACGAGCGGGATGAAGACCTCAACGACGGTGCTCTACCACAGATGCCGGCGGGCGATCTGGTCATCCTGTCGCTGAAGAACGGTGCGCCGGATTGTGCGACCATCAAGCACGTCGCGCTGACAGGGCTCGCCGAAATTGCCGATGAGGATCCGGAGCCTGAATTCGTCTCCTTCAACAGCCAGGACGAAATTGCCCTGACCCTGCAGGAGAACAACCATATCGTCATCGTCGACCGCAAGAGCGGTGCCGTAAAGGGGCACTTCTCCGCTGGCTCCGTCGACCTGCAGAACATCGACACCAAGAAGGACGGCGCCATTTCCTTCACCGGAAAGAAGGAAGGCCAGAAGCGCGAGCCCGACGCAGTGAAATGGCTCGACGACAACCGCCTGGTGGTTGCCAACGAGGGCGACTACGAAGGTGGCAGCCGTGGTTTCACGATCTTCGACAAGACCGGCAAGGTGCTCCATGAGAGCGGCCCATCGTTCGAATATGCGATTGCCTCGATCGGTCACTACCCGGACAAGCGCAACTCGAAGGGCGTCGAGCCGGAGGGCCTCGAGGCGGCGAAGTTTGGCGATGACAATCTCTTCTTCGTCCTTTCCGAGCGCGCATCGATCGTCGGCGTCTACAAGGATACCGGCGCCGAGCCGGAACTGCTGCAGCTTCTGCCATCCGGCATCGGACCGGAAGGCGCCGTCGCCATTCCCGGTAGAAACTTGTTTATCACGGCCAATGAGACCGATCTCGTCGAGGACGGCGGTGCTCGTTCGCACGTGATGATCTATGAGCGTGCAGAGGGTACGGCTGCCTATCCGCAGATAAGGTCGGCGGACAAGGACGGCCTGCCGGTCGGCTTCGGCGCACTGTCCGGACTGGCCGCCGCCAAGGACGAGCCGGGCAAGCTCTTTGCCGTCAGTGACTCGGTCTATTCTTTGGATCCGGCGATCTTCACCATCGACGCGACGCAGAAGCCGGCACTGATCACCGACAAGCTCACCATCACCAGGGACGGCGCACCGGCGCAAAAGCTCGACATCGAGGGCATCGTTGGCGACGGGGAGGGCGGTTTCTGGCTCGCCTCGGAAGGCAATGCCGACAAGCTCTATGCAAACGCGCTGCTGCGCGTGAACAAGAAGGGCGAGATCAAGAAGGAGATCGCCATCCCTGCCGAACTGCGCGCCGGTGAAACCCGTTTTGGCTTCGAGGGGATAACGACGGTCGGCGAGGGCGACGAGATGGTGCTCTGGATGGCTGTGCAGCGCGAGTGGAAGGACGACGAGAAGGGCTTCGTCAAACTCGTATCCTACAAGCCTTCCACGGAAGAATGGGGTGCAGTGCGCTACCCGCTGGAAAAGGCGGGCGACGGCTGGGTGGGGATTTCCGAGATCACCATCAGCGGCGACTACGCTTATGTTATCGAGCGCGACAACCTGATCGGCAAGAACGCCAAGCTGAAGAAGCTGTACCGCGTGCCGCTGTCCGACCTGCAGCCATCAAAGCTCGGTGAGCCGCTTCCAGTGGTGAGGAAGGAAGAGGTGCGTGACTTCATACCCGACCTTAATGCGTTGAACGGCTACGTGGTCGATAAGGTGGAAGGCTTTGCGATCGATGCCGCGGGCAATGGTTATGTCGTGACCGACAACGACGGCGTGGACGATTCTTCTGGCGAGACGCTGTTCTTCAGCGTCGGCCCGATGAACGCGATGTAATGGCACAAAATGCGAAGGTCGGGAACTCCCGGCCTTCGCATTGCAGATGATTGCCGACCGGCCGGGTAGTGCGGCCGTTCCAATCAGCCTATAGCGCGCGTTTCCGGCAGGTCGGGCGTGGCCTCGTCCCTTTCGCGCTGGAGTTCCAGCGTCCGCGTGCTGAGACATTCGAGAATTTCGGCAAGTTGGGTCTTCTGCCCATCTTCCAGAATGTCGAAGATCGCCTTCACGACCTTCTCTTTGGGCTCCAGGGCGGCGTTTATGACCGCGCGCCCCGTTTCCGTGATGGAGACGATCTTCGCACGGCGGTCCTTCGGATCGGGTTCGCGAACGACCAGCTTGTCGCGCTCCAGCCCGTCGATCGCCTCGGTCACGGTCCGCGGCGCGAAACCCAACGTCGCGGCGATGTCCGTCGAGCGCTGCGGTCCTTCGCAAGATAGCAGAAACAGGAATTTGCTGCGGGCAAGCGACACGCCTTCATCCATCATCGCCTCGTTCACGAGGCGGCTGACCTGATGGTAGAGCTTGAACATGCCGTGAGCGAGTTCGACCGTGTCATTCATGAGCCGCAACATAAGGATATTGAGGGACCATGTCAAAAGAATTGACACATTCCAATCGAACTTCAACTCAGACGTTGAACAATTGATGATCAACGCTCGATAACAACAACATCGGGCGCGGCGGCGCGCGTGATGTTTCCGCCCTGATGACCGCATTGAGTAGCGTATAACCCGGGGATCCAGTCGTTCGAGCATTGACCCCGCCGGAAGTGCAGGGGAATGTCGGGCATGCCCTTCCGCTTTGTCCACACTGCCGATCTTCACCTCGATTCGCCGATTGCTTCACTTGCCATGCGCAACGGGGAACTGGCGGAACTGGTGCGCGGTGCCACCCGGCGGACGCTGGAGCGGATCGTAGATCTGTGCATTTCCGAACAGGTCGATGTTCTCTTGATCGCCGGCGACCTTTATGACGGTTCGCAGACCTCGATGGCGACGGCCCTGTTCCTGGTGGCTCAGATGCGGCGTCTGGAGGCCGCCGACATCCGCGTGTTCATCATCCGCGGCAATCACGACGCACAATCGCAGATCACGCGCGAACTGACGTTCCCGGCGAATGTTCAGGTCTTCGACGGACGCGGCCGCACAGTAAGAGCAGGGGCACTGGCGAACGGCCGGGAGGTCCATGTGCACGGCGTCAGCTTTGGTCAGCCGCATGCGCCCTCGAGCCTGCTCCCGAGCTTCAAGGCGCCGGTGCCGGATGCGATCAACATCGGCATGCTGCACACGAGCCTTGCCGGTTCCAGCCGGCACGACAAATACGCGCCGGCAAGCGTAGCCGACCTAGTGGCGCACGGTTTCGACTATTGGGCGCTCGGCCATATCCACCAGCGCGCCGTCCATTGCGAAAACCCGATGATTGTCATGCCCGGGATTCCTCAGGGGCGCGACATCAACGAGGCCGATGCGAAATCCGTAACCCTCGTCACTGTCAGCGATGAGGGCACGTTCGCTGCGGAAGAGCGCTTCCTGGCGATTGCTGCGTTCGAACGCCTGACGGTTGACCTCGGCAGCGTCGAGGATTGGGCATCGATGCTGCGCGACATTCGGGCCGCACTGGAACAGCGGAAGGAGAGGGCGCGTGCGGACCATCTGATCTGCAGGATCATGCTCTCCGGGACCACGCCGCTCGCCTGGCGCCTTCATCGCGACCATGATTTGCTGGCGGCGGAACTGCAGTCGGTCGCCGAAAGCGTCGGGGATTGCTGGATCGAGACCGTCGAGCTCTCGGTCGTTCAGCCGCGCGGGGATGAAGCACAGGCGGATATCGGCGCGTTCGCCGAACTCGCCGAAATCATCGAGCGCGAGATCGTGCCTTCGCATGCCTACCGCGAGGAACTGCGCGAGACGTTATCGGGCCTGATGTCGCAACTACCCCGCGAGGTCCGCGACCTGCTCGGAGCCGAGGAGGCCGCCGAGGCGGCGCTGCTTGCAAGTGCGGCTGAGTGTGGCGTGGTGGAAATCCTGCCGAAGCTCGCGGCAGTCGGTGAGGGAGACAGCGCCTGATGCGTCTCAATCGTCTGGACCTTTCACGCTACGGCAAGTTTACCGACAAACAGCTCGACTTCGGCGATGCCCGCCCGGGCGTGCCGGACTTCCACCTCGTCTACGGCCCGAACGAGGCGGGGAAGTCGACGTTGTTTTCCGCCTATCTCGATCTGCTCTTCGGCATCGAGGCGCAGAGCGCTTACGGCTTTCTCCATCCTTATCCGACGATGCGGATCGGCGGCGATGTCATGATCGGAGCCGAGCGCCACGAGATCGCCCGGCTGAAGCGGCGTCAGGGCTCCCTCGTCGGCCCGGACGATCGGACCATGCCGGACACGCTGTTTGCCCCGGTGCTCGGCACGATGGATCGGCAGGCCTACCGCATGATGTTTTCGCTCGATGACGACAGCATCGAGCGCGGCGGCGAGGGCATCCTGAAAAGCGAAGGCGAACTTGGGGCGCTCTTGTTTTCCGCAAGTTCCGGACTTTCGGACATCGGTCAGGCCCTGGAGCGGTTGAAGTCGGAGGCGGATGCGTTCTTTCGCCCGCAGGCGCGCAAGCACGAGCTTGGGGCGAAGAAAGCGGAGATCGAGGCGCTGCGCGAGGAGCGCAAGGCCATCGACGTTGCAGCGAGTTCCTACAAGGCACTGACGCGCGAGCTGGAGGCGTCCACCGAGCGCTACGAGGCGGCGCAACAAGCGCGTGCGCAAACGGATGCGGCGCTCAAGGCACTGGAGCGCCGACTGGCTGCGATGCCGTTGCACGCGCGACTGAAGGAGATCCGGGCACGTCTTGCCGAGTTTGATCTTGGCGAGACCCCGCCGAAGGAATGGAGCGGGCTTGTAAACCAGCTCTTGCGCGACGCGGCCGAGCTTTCCGCCCGCACAGAACGATTTGCCGCCGAGCGGGAGCAGCGCCGTGCGGCGCTCGACGAGATCGCGCCCGATCCCACCGTGCTCCTTGCAGAGGCGCAGATCATGTCCCTGGCCGGGTCTCCTCTGGAAGCGCGCTACCAGACCGCGCAAATGGACCTGACCGGCCGCATTGCCGAGCGCGAGCGCGTCGATACCGAGATCGCCGAAAAGCGGAGCCTGGTGCAACTCCCTCCCGACGTCGATGCCATCGCCCTGCAACTTGCACCGGACCGGGCTGAGGCGCTTTCGGCACTGGTCGCCAGGCGGTCTGGTCTCGATGAGCGCATCGTTGCGGCACGGCGGGAGGCGGAAGAAGCGGTGCGTGCCCGCGAAACAGCACGTGCGAAGGCAGCAATGTTCGATATCTCGGAACAAGACCCGGGCACGGACGATGATCGTTTGGCGTTGATGACGCTGGTGCGCGCGGCGAAACAGAATGCGCTGTCCACGCGGCTTCGCGATGCCGAGCGAGAGACGGCCATCGCCGATGCGGCGCTTTCCACTGCCCTGCACCAGCTGGCGTCCTGGGGCGGCGATATCGACGGTCTGCGCGCCTTGGACGTTCCCGGCAGGGAGGCGATCGAAGCGCTCCGACAGGCGCTGCGTCGCCATACCGATGCGGCGTTGAGAGTCGGCGATGCCGCTCGCGTCGTGACGCTGGAACTCGCCAGCCAGTGCGCTGGTCTTGAAAGGCTGCGACAGAATGAGGCGCTGGTTGGCGACGATGAGGCGTTCGCGCTGCGCAGCGCGCGGGACCAGGCATGGAAAGAGCACCGCACGACGCTCGATGCGGCGACTGCCGATCGGTTCGAGGCTGCGTTGCGTCAGGACGATCGCGCTGTCGAGCTTAGGCTTGTGCAGGTGGACAGGCTGTCGGAAATGCGTCTGACCGAACGGGCGATTGCGGAAAACAAGGCGCGACTCGATACGCTGCTTTCGGAGCTTCAACATATCGAGACCGAGAGTAGGGCGCTTGCCGAGCGGATAGGGAGCATCGCCGCGCGTCTTGGATTGCAGGATGCGCAGGGCGGAGGAGCAAGCGCCGCCGTCAGGGTTATTTTGCGCAGGAATGCTGCCGTGTCGCTGGGGGCCGCAGCCTCGAATGCCGTGGCCTACGAGACGGATGATGGTCTCGATGAGGCAGATGGGGAGGCGATCGCCGGTATGCTGGACCAATCCCATGCGGAGCTGGATGCAATCGAGGCTTGGCTGAGCCGCCGGACTGGAGCAATCGAGGCTGCGGATTTCCTCTCGGAGCAACGTGCTGCCCTTGCCGTCGCCAGGGGCGAGGCGAAGGAGTCGGGGAAACGCCTTTCGCAGGCGCTCGACCAACCCGAGCCGGAAATTTCGGCAGCTGCCATCGATGAACTGCTGGTTCGCGCCGAGGACTATGCCAGCGCACTTGCCGAAAAACGTGCGCAGCGTCGAACTGCACTGGAGGCGTTGGCTCAGGCCGAGTCGCGATGCGTCGAGCGTGAGGCGGCACGAAAAGCGGCCGAGGCGGGGATCGAGACCTGGCAGCAGGAATGGGAAAAGGCCTGCGCCGATACCTGGCTTTCGAATTCCGGCATAGCAATCGATGCTTCGCGGGCGGGCGCCTTGCTGCCGACGATCCACGCGATCTCGCGACTTGTCGACTCCCGCCGGGATCTCGACCGCCGGATCGACGGCATGCGACGCGATCAGGCGGACTACAGCCGCATGGCGCGCGAGCTTGCGGAGACGGTGGGCGAGGCGCAGTCGAGCGAGCCGCTCGCCCTGGTACTGGGGCTGGCGAACCGTCTCCGTGCTGCAAAGGAGCAGGAGGCCCGGGGCGAACGGCTGTGGGCCGAGCTGGAAAAGCTGGAGGAGGAGGGGCGCGAACTCGACCAACGTCGGGCGATCCATGCCGGGCGTGCGCGCGAAATCTGCACGACGCTCAATTGCGAGACGTTGACGGAGGCATCCTTCGTCCTGGAGCAGTACCGCAAGCGCGAGGACTTGCGCGAGCGGGCTGACGAGGCGGCCCATGATTTTGCGCGCAGCATGCTCGTGGCATCGGCGGATGAGGCGGAGGTCGAGCTCCTGACAACCGACGAAGGCGAACTTGTTGCCGAACTCGGGCTACTTCGCTCCAGGCACGAAGATCAGGATCGCGAAGTGCAGAACTATCACGCTGCCAAGATCAAGGCGGCGGATGCGCTGGCTGCGATCGGCGGGGACGGAACCGTCGCAGCGCTCGAAGAGCGGCGTCGCACGCTGATCATTGACCTGGCCGAACGGGCCAAGGGCTATCTCACCACGAGGGCTGGCATTGCGGCGGCGGAGGCGGCGCTGCGGCTCTATCGCGAACGGCACCGCAGCGCGATGATGCGCCAGGCATCGGAGGCGTTCCACACGATCAGCGCGGGCGAATACAGCGGGCTCGCCACGGTCGTGGAGAAGGAGCAGGAAATCCTGGTCGCAACCGCCGCATCGGGCGGTACGAAACTCGCGCGAGAACTTTCGAAGGGCACGCGCTTCCAGCTCTACCTTGCGCTCCGGGTTGCCGGATATCACGAGGTCGCCGCCAATCGCGAGATCCTGCCGTTCATCGCCGACGACATCATGGAGACCTTCGACGACAACCGATCGCTGAATGCTTTCCGCCTGATGGCGGACATGTCGAAGGTCGGTCAGGTCATCTATCTCACGCACCACCAGCACCTGCGCGACATCGCTCGAAAAGCCTGCCCTGAGGTGGTCATCCACGATCTCTAGATCAATCGGTCGTCGGCCGCTGTTCGACTGCAAAGCCGCCGGGGAATGCGACGCTGGAGGTAACCGGATAGCACGCACATTCGCCGCGCCGGGGTTGACTTGACGAACCGCCAATGGTTCTTGGCACGGTGCTTCGGCTCTGTCCGAGGCTTTGGCGAGCGAACGGCATGACGGATGGGCAGTACACTGGCGTGACGGAAAGGCAGCGAGGTCTCCTCGGCGCCGTTCTTCTCATGCTCGCGCTCGTCGTGGGGCAGTTCATCACCATCGAACGAAAGATCTCGGTTCGCTCGGGCGCCGATCCGACAGTTGCCCGGACCGCAGCAGAGCGATCGGGAAATCGCGCATCGATTCCTCGGCCTCTGTCGGCCGGCGGGGGAGCGAGCAGCGGCGACAACTGGCTCCTCTCCAATGCAGGCGTTGACCGGCGTGCAGCGAAGATCAAATCGACCGGCAGCGGAGCAGATCCTTCCGCCGATACGGCGTTCTTCGTTCCGGATTTGACCCGCTTCACACCTCTGCCAGAAACGCGGATGGTGGTATCATTCAAGAGTGTCGTTCCAGTTGGCGTACCACGACACGATTTCGAGGGCAGGGCGCCGCCTGTTTCCCTGCTCTGAAGCCTTAGAGGCTTTGACGGGCGCTCAAGCGCCGCACATTTCCGACGTTACCGGCGCATCACGGCAACCAGCCGATGCCCCATCGCACACGAAGCGGACTACTCCATGCGCACATCCAAATGGGCCCTTCTGGCCTATCTTGCCATCATCATATTCGGCGTACTCACGGCTGTTCCCAACATTCTCACACCGGCGCAGCTTGAGCGCTTCGGCAGCTATCTTCCCGCCAAGCCGGTTACTCTCGGCCTCGACCTGAAGGGCGGCTCGCACCTCGTTCTCGAGGTTGATTCGACAGCGCTTGCAAAGGCGCGCATGGACGTCCTGCTGAACGACGTGCGCGGTATCCTGCGTACGTCCGGTGAGCGTGCCTCGGCGGCGCGCCTGAACGGCAACACGCTGGTCATCAACCCGTCCGATCAGGCGGCCTTCGACAAGGTGCTGCCCGAGGTGCGCAAGCTGGCAGCTCCCGCGGGCGCGCTCGGCTTCGGCACGACGGCGCCGGACATCGACGTCCAGACCTCCGATACGACGATCAACGTGACGCTCACCGAGGCGGGCCTAAACGACCGCATGACGGCGGCCGTCGACCAGAGTCTCGAGATCATCCGCCGCCGCGTCGACCAGGTGGGTGTTGCCGAACCGTTGATCCAGCGCGTCGGCGGAGATCGCATCCTCGTCCAGCTTCCCGGCCTGCAGGACCCGACGCGTCTGCGCCAGCTTCTCGGCTCGACAGCGCAGATGAGCTTCCACATGCTCGATGCGTCCACCGATCCGAACGGCGTCGCGCCGCGCGGCGTGTCCATCCTTCCGGGTGCGAACGACGGCCAGAAGTATGCAGTCGAAGATCGCGTGGCGATCTCCGGCGACCGTCTGGCCGACGCCAAGGCCGGTTTCGACCAGCGCACCAACGAGCCGATCGTCTCGTTCACCTTCGATACGACCGGCGCGCGCCAGTTCGGCGAGATCACCAAGGCCAATGTCGGCCGTCCCTTCGCCATCGTCCTCGACGGCAAGGTTCTGACTGCTCCCGTCATCCGCGAGCCGATCCTTGGCGGCCAGGGCCAGATCAGCGGCAACTTCACCCCGCAGGAAGCGACCGTGCTCTCGGCGCTTCTGCGCTCCGGTGCACTGCCCGCACCGCTCACCATCATCGAGGAACGTACCGTCGGTCCGAACCTCGGCAGCGACTCGATCCGCATGGGCCTCTATACCGGATTCGCCGGCCTCGCTCTCGTCGTCCTCATGATGGTAGGCCTCTATAGCGCCTGGGGCCTCATCGCCGTCGTCGGCCTGATCCTGCACACGATCATGACGATTGGCTTCCTCGGCCTGCTCGGCTCGACGCTGACCTTGCCCGGTATTGCCGGTATCATTCTCGGTATCGGTATGGCCGTGGATGCGAACATCCTTATCAACGCCCGTATCCGCGAAGAGACGGCGGGCGGTGCCGGCGCCATGAAGGCGCTCGACGTCGGCTTCAACAAGGCCTACGCCACCATCGTCGACGGCAACATGACGACGATGGTCGGCATGATCCTGCTCTTCATGTTCGGCAGCGGTCCGGTGCGCGGCTTCGCGATCACCATGATCCTCGGGCTGGCGATATCGATGTTCACCTCGATCACGGTCGTTCGCCTGCTGATGCGTGAGGTTGTCGTTCGCCGCAAGATGAAGAAGATCGAGATCCATTCGATCCTCGGTGCGGTCCGGAGCATCCCGAGCTTCTCGTTCATGCGCGGCCGCTATGTCGCCATCGGCGTGTCGGCGTTCCTGTCGATAAGCTCGGTCATCCTCTTCCTCAAGCCGGGCCTGAACTACGGCATCGACTTCGTCGGCGGTATCCAGGTCGAGGCGACGTCCAAGACGCCGATCGAGCTTTCGACCCTTCGCGAGAAGATGGAAGCGCTGAATCTCGGCGAAGTGGCGCTTCAGGAGTTCGGCCAGGGCACTTCGGTTCTAATCCGCGTCCAGCGCCAGCCCGGTGGCGAGGAAGCACAGACTGCAGCACTCAACCAGATGCGCCAGGGCGTCGCGGAGGTGATCCCGGATGCCAGCTTTGAGCGCACGGAGGTCGTCGGCCCGACCGTCAGCACCGAGCTCGCCCGTTCCGGCTTCCTCGCCGTCGGCCTCGGCATGCTCGCCATCCTGATCTACATCTGGTGGCGGTTCGAATGGCATTTCGCCGTCGGTGCGAT encodes:
- a CDS encoding esterase-like activity of phytase family protein, encoding MTKRSLRTAFAAVLLASAAFPAAAEPVFNRIASFAVADNLPNGVDPKTPTSSEIITATADGNTLVYSDSPLKAIGFINITDAKAPKAGGTVSFEGEPTSVAVVGGKALVAVNTRESFVKPSGLLATVDIATKKVDATCDLGGQPDSIAINKDGTLAAIAIENERDEDLNDGALPQMPAGDLVILSLKNGAPDCATIKHVALTGLAEIADEDPEPEFVSFNSQDEIALTLQENNHIVIVDRKSGAVKGHFSAGSVDLQNIDTKKDGAISFTGKKEGQKREPDAVKWLDDNRLVVANEGDYEGGSRGFTIFDKTGKVLHESGPSFEYAIASIGHYPDKRNSKGVEPEGLEAAKFGDDNLFFVLSERASIVGVYKDTGAEPELLQLLPSGIGPEGAVAIPGRNLFITANETDLVEDGGARSHVMIYERAEGTAAYPQIRSADKDGLPVGFGALSGLAAAKDEPGKLFAVSDSVYSLDPAIFTIDATQKPALITDKLTITRDGAPAQKLDIEGIVGDGEGGFWLASEGNADKLYANALLRVNKKGEIKKEIAIPAELRAGETRFGFEGITTVGEGDEMVLWMAVQREWKDDEKGFVKLVSYKPSTEEWGAVRYPLEKAGDGWVGISEITISGDYAYVIERDNLIGKNAKLKKLYRVPLSDLQPSKLGEPLPVVRKEEVRDFIPDLNALNGYVVDKVEGFAIDAAGNGYVVTDNDGVDDSSGETLFFSVGPMNAM
- a CDS encoding MarR family transcriptional regulator — encoded protein: MNDTVELAHGMFKLYHQVSRLVNEAMMDEGVSLARSKFLFLLSCEGPQRSTDIAATLGFAPRTVTEAIDGLERDKLVVREPDPKDRRAKIVSITETGRAVINAALEPKEKVVKAIFDILEDGQKTQLAEILECLSTRTLELQRERDEATPDLPETRAIG
- a CDS encoding DNA repair exonuclease, whose amino-acid sequence is MPFRFVHTADLHLDSPIASLAMRNGELAELVRGATRRTLERIVDLCISEQVDVLLIAGDLYDGSQTSMATALFLVAQMRRLEAADIRVFIIRGNHDAQSQITRELTFPANVQVFDGRGRTVRAGALANGREVHVHGVSFGQPHAPSSLLPSFKAPVPDAINIGMLHTSLAGSSRHDKYAPASVADLVAHGFDYWALGHIHQRAVHCENPMIVMPGIPQGRDINEADAKSVTLVTVSDEGTFAAEERFLAIAAFERLTVDLGSVEDWASMLRDIRAALEQRKERARADHLICRIMLSGTTPLAWRLHRDHDLLAAELQSVAESVGDCWIETVELSVVQPRGDEAQADIGAFAELAEIIEREIVPSHAYREELRETLSGLMSQLPREVRDLLGAEEAAEAALLASAAECGVVEILPKLAAVGEGDSA
- a CDS encoding AAA family ATPase: MRLNRLDLSRYGKFTDKQLDFGDARPGVPDFHLVYGPNEAGKSTLFSAYLDLLFGIEAQSAYGFLHPYPTMRIGGDVMIGAERHEIARLKRRQGSLVGPDDRTMPDTLFAPVLGTMDRQAYRMMFSLDDDSIERGGEGILKSEGELGALLFSASSGLSDIGQALERLKSEADAFFRPQARKHELGAKKAEIEALREERKAIDVAASSYKALTRELEASTERYEAAQQARAQTDAALKALERRLAAMPLHARLKEIRARLAEFDLGETPPKEWSGLVNQLLRDAAELSARTERFAAEREQRRAALDEIAPDPTVLLAEAQIMSLAGSPLEARYQTAQMDLTGRIAERERVDTEIAEKRSLVQLPPDVDAIALQLAPDRAEALSALVARRSGLDERIVAARREAEEAVRARETARAKAAMFDISEQDPGTDDDRLALMTLVRAAKQNALSTRLRDAERETAIADAALSTALHQLASWGGDIDGLRALDVPGREAIEALRQALRRHTDAALRVGDAARVVTLELASQCAGLERLRQNEALVGDDEAFALRSARDQAWKEHRTTLDAATADRFEAALRQDDRAVELRLVQVDRLSEMRLTERAIAENKARLDTLLSELQHIETESRALAERIGSIAARLGLQDAQGGGASAAVRVILRRNAAVSLGAAASNAVAYETDDGLDEADGEAIAGMLDQSHAELDAIEAWLSRRTGAIEAADFLSEQRAALAVARGEAKESGKRLSQALDQPEPEISAAAIDELLVRAEDYASALAEKRAQRRTALEALAQAESRCVEREAARKAAEAGIETWQQEWEKACADTWLSNSGIAIDASRAGALLPTIHAISRLVDSRRDLDRRIDGMRRDQADYSRMARELAETVGEAQSSEPLALVLGLANRLRAAKEQEARGERLWAELEKLEEEGRELDQRRAIHAGRAREICTTLNCETLTEASFVLEQYRKREDLRERADEAAHDFARSMLVASADEAEVELLTTDEGELVAELGLLRSRHEDQDREVQNYHAAKIKAADALAAIGGDGTVAALEERRRTLIIDLAERAKGYLTTRAGIAAAEAALRLYRERHRSAMMRQASEAFHTISAGEYSGLATVVEKEQEILVATAASGGTKLARELSKGTRFQLYLALRVAGYHEVAANREILPFIADDIMETFDDNRSLNAFRLMADMSKVGQVIYLTHHQHLRDIARKACPEVVIHDL
- the secD gene encoding protein translocase subunit SecD; the protein is MRTSKWALLAYLAIIIFGVLTAVPNILTPAQLERFGSYLPAKPVTLGLDLKGGSHLVLEVDSTALAKARMDVLLNDVRGILRTSGERASAARLNGNTLVINPSDQAAFDKVLPEVRKLAAPAGALGFGTTAPDIDVQTSDTTINVTLTEAGLNDRMTAAVDQSLEIIRRRVDQVGVAEPLIQRVGGDRILVQLPGLQDPTRLRQLLGSTAQMSFHMLDASTDPNGVAPRGVSILPGANDGQKYAVEDRVAISGDRLADAKAGFDQRTNEPIVSFTFDTTGARQFGEITKANVGRPFAIVLDGKVLTAPVIREPILGGQGQISGNFTPQEATVLSALLRSGALPAPLTIIEERTVGPNLGSDSIRMGLYTGFAGLALVVLMMVGLYSAWGLIAVVGLILHTIMTIGFLGLLGSTLTLPGIAGIILGIGMAVDANILINARIREETAGGAGAMKALDVGFNKAYATIVDGNMTTMVGMILLFMFGSGPVRGFAITMILGLAISMFTSITVVRLLMREVVVRRKMKKIEIHSILGAVRSIPSFSFMRGRYVAIGVSAFLSISSVILFLKPGLNYGIDFVGGIQVEATSKTPIELSTLREKMEALNLGEVALQEFGQGTSVLIRVQRQPGGEEAQTAALNQMRQGVAEVIPDASFERTEVVGPTVSTELARSGFLAVGLGMLAILIYIWWRFEWHFAVGAIAVLLLDITKMIGFFALMQIDFNLTAIAAVLTLIGYSVNDKVVVYDRMRENLRKYKSMPFSELIDLSINQVIMRCIFTSVAVAAALLPMAIWGGDTVKPFAWPMVFGVVVATSSSIYIGGPILLFLSRWWKDREGNRLPTAAEGQAAIEQK